A segment of the Babesia microti strain RI chromosome II, complete genome genome:
GGATTCTAGTATTCGCATCACCGCTTTGACTGCAATAGGTGCTAGAAGTGATGCATTTTGGGCCACCGCCTTTGAGTGAAGTGAAATTGTTGCTGCCTTGACCATACCCTCAAAATCATCTATCTTGATGGGAGACGACATCTCCTCTAGAATTTCCTCGCTTTTGATGGAGGCCAATTTTAGACTGGTTGAGATCACTTGTGGATGGATTCCCTGTTGCAAAAGCGTTTCCGCCCTTTCAAGCAATGAACCACACAGGACAACTACTGAAGTAGTACCATCACCCACTTCTATGTCTTGGGCATGGGATAAATCGGCCATCTGCATCAGTGGATTTAACTTTAGCCGTCAAAATAGTTATCAATTGATAAAGAATCACATATAAACTATTAACCAATGacattgtaaaataattattaaaatcatGAATAGTCGGTTAGAAccaaaataacattatttatacaaataagCATATGTGCATTGTATAAGGTTTTATGttgatgtaaatattaacaataatttaatgcTATAGCTTTAAAGAATCAAAAATTGCTGATAATTGATCATAATTTgttcatttataaattatccattaaaatatattctttTATTAATCTGTGATCGACAGTTATTTACAACTATTAATCGtaaagtatatatttaccaTGCAATAATTCTCAAATATAAACTTTCACTCTCTTTGATATAAAAAGTGTAAGAGGAGAGAATTGTACAgattatatcaaaattttcattgcATACTCTTTTTTACGTAAATATGAGTAaagtttttgaaatttgatgaaaacATTTTGTGCGTTAATATACCATGTGCATACAATGCCACTTAAATGttgccaattttattttttcagAAAATTTATGTACCTAATAATCAATGTAGgattaaatgtattatcaaAGATTATGGTTATTGGAGATGggatatattgtaaatatatgtagGGTATTGGTAAAagattaaatttaatgaattaagGATCTTGGATAGAgcttttatttatattgtttgtCCCTTCATTTTATTGCagatatttgtattattataataaaacaaataacatAATGTAGATAGCAATTGGTGGAATCATGCAATATATTCGTTTGTAAGAGATAATTATgacattaaatatacaaaaaaaatcaaatagtttgattatattatatttggtatattatatatcgATAACCTACCATCTTAGCTGTAGGATGTGCCAGCGACAATTCACCCAGAATCGTCGCGCCATCATTTGTAATGATAACTCCACCTTTTCCATCTTGAATCTACGTAAGCTATAAACTTACCATTTTATCCATGCCTTTTGGCCCAAGAGAAGTTCTGATTATGTCAGCGACCGCTAAATTAAACTATTGATACCCTTGGCTGCCAAAATATTGTGCGTTCTCACTTGTGAAATCTTTTCATTCCGCATCCATACTGGACCAGTTTTAGCTGTTTCGGTTGTCATTCTATCTGCGTTTAAAATAAGTGTCGTTTGTAAAATGACAATTACGTACAAGATAGATATGATTGCCCTACAACAACACCCATGACTTACCAACTCGTGCTCATGAACCGCCAACACttacaataataatgataatacgTATCATTTAATAGTTCAATGAAGGGTTATGGGAAATATGGAAAGGCTGGATGTGTAACGGATGGCAGAGTCACGCGGTTTTGGATTGCTGGTCTAAATGGATTCCTGGCCACAACCTGTGACGACCAAATCTATATCTACGACGTGAAAACGCTCAGGATTTGTTTCATTACTCGCCACTTTCCttcaaaaatttctaattttGACGGTTGCCATAAATATCTAATAGCATCTGTTGGAAATAAGTTGTATTACACAGAGAGACTCAAGATTATTGAAATAGATACTAGTCATACCGATTCAATCCTCGGTTGTATTATTGTTGGCCAATCAATAGTCAGTTACtctaataataaattagtgGTTACTGCCAGAAATGAGGCTGGCGATTTCATAGAATCTCACAGTACATTAATAGACAATATCACGCTTGCAACCAAACTCAAAGGCGTTGAACAAACAATACTTATTTGTAGCGCCAGTGATAAGACGATTTGTCTACTAGatgttaataattacaaaagtTCAGTGCTTAGTTGTCTGTCAACGTATGGATTGAAATTTATAGCTTCAGGGCAATCCGCTCAAGCTGGGATTATCGCGCTATTAACTTCAACTTCAAAAATCTTCATCATTGACACTATAACTGATGAATTGTTAATCacaatacaaataaaaGATATTGCATCTTTGAGCTTTGTTGAAAAGGGTGACAATGAATATCTAGTATTATCAACAGCCACTAGCGGTTTATTATCCATATTCAATCTTGAAACCAGAGTTATTGAATACATGTTCAATGCAAATACTTTAGCAATTAATCAGTTGGAGTATTGCTACAATATGGGCACACTCATGTGTATAGGTATGGACATTTTCTGGAATTTTCATTTcaaaaaacatttaatGATCTAGGTGATAATTGTATAGTATCTTTGGTAGCAAATTCGCcagaaaattttttcaaaattgaaaaatatcgTAAGGGTCACCCAGCAGCTATAATCCACATTCAGCATTATGGTAAGTACGCCTTTATTTAGGAGATGAGGGTATTGAGCTGTTGACTTGTTCTCAAAAGGACGGTAAATGTTACATTGGCATTACATCAACAATCCAGCAGCAACAATCAACTCTATTTTCAACAAAGCCATTTGATAAACAGGTATAACAACACTTGATTATGATTTCATCGTATATATGCTGTCacatgtatatataattacacattttttgtaaattattatgacCCAGGATGATGACACAAGCATGGGCAATGTACTTCGACCAATTAAATCATTGTGTGTATCACACAATAGACGCTTTGACTGGCCAAATGTGGTTACATGTCATGAATCAACACACCAAATCCACATTTGGAGCGGTTTGGCCAGAGTTCACTCTGATAAATGTCTTGAGCTAAGTGATAGTCGGCCTCATGCCACAGCAATTTTGCTTTCCAATTGTGGAAACCATGTAATTGTGGGTTACAAGAATGGACTATTGTACAAGTTTAATTTACAGGTACCATAATCTATATTAAgtatttgatataattttttctgTATTTTTCACAATACACATACTAATCCAGAGCTCATTGGCAGTTGGGCCATTCACAGAGAATAAAAATACCACAGCTCATTTATCTTCAATTATCGGATTGTTTCATGGCCATGACAACTCTTTCTCATCTGTGGCAAAGTATTACGAGGTATAACATAGTTTATGTAGGATCAGATGATCAAGGTGTGGGATATGAAGGATAGGAAGTTGCTATATACCTACAATTTGGATATACCAAAATCATCgcatattaaaattgctaTACAACAGACTAATGGATTTCTCTCGTCTTATCTCACCAGTTTCAATAGCATTTTGATTGTTGATGTATCAATTAGGTCAACATTTAGGGATTTTGTTCCTAgtgttgaaaatattacaaatatgtGTTTTCACCCCAATATAAAATGGCTGTTATATTGTAGtaataatcatttgatCATTTATGACATATTGACTTCCATGGAAATCAGGAATGTAACATTTGCAGACGATATTAGTGCCATTTTGCCCAGCCCTGATGGGGTTTTCATTTACATAGCACATGTACACAGCGTTGGTACAATTAGCATATATACAAATGCTTATGACGATCAAATTGAAGTATCTGGATCTTCTGATTTTACGGATGTGAATGAAGTAACGGACTTTAAATTTGTGGACGATGAATTCaagaatttgttaaatttatctgGAGACACGTGGGGATTTCTTGAATCCATTTTGATGCAcgataaaatatctaaaaaGAGTGCACCAGAGAGTGTTGAGAAACCGGTAGAATTGCCATTCATTTTACCTACTGAATACAAAGAAGGGTCACTTGTATTCTCCAAGCCTAATAAACGTATAAATAAGAAAAAAAAGGTTGAGAAGTTTGGtgtaaatgaaatttttattggTCTACTGGATGCTGGTGAATTTGATAAGATATTTGATTACCTAAAATCACAAA
Coding sequences within it:
- a CDS encoding UTP21, WDR36, U3 small nucleolar RNA-associated protein 21 (overlaps_old_locusTagID:BBM_II00660), giving the protein MKGYGKYGKAGCVTDGRVTRFWIAGLNGFLATTCDDQIYIYDVKTLRICFITRHFPSKISNFDGCHKYLIASVGNKLYYTERLKIIEIDTSHTDSILGCIIVGQSIVSYSNNKLVVTARNEAGDFIESHSTLIDNITLATKLKGVEQTILICSASDKTICLLDVNNYKSSVLSCLSTYGLKFIASGQSAQAGIIALLTSTSKIFIIDTITDELLITIQIKDIASLSFVEKGDNEYLVLSTATSGLLSIFNLETRVIEYMFNANTLAINQLEYCYNMGTLMCIGDNCIVSLVANSPENFFKIEKYRKGHPAAIIHIQHYGDEGIELLTCSQKDGKCYIGITSTIQQQQSTLFSTKPFDKQDDDTSMGNVLRPIKSLCVSHNRRFDWPNVVTCHESTHQIHIWSGLARVHSDKCLELSDSRPHATAILLSNCGNHVIVGYKNGLLYKFNLQSSLAVGPFTENKNTTAHLSSIIGLFHGHDNSFSSVAKYYEDQMIKVWDMKDRKLLYTYNLDIPKSSHIKIAIQQTNGFLSSYLTSFNSILIVDVSIRSTFRDFVPSVENITNMCFHPNIKWLLYCSNNHLIIYDILTSMEIRNVTFADDISAILPSPDGVFIYIAHVHSVGTISIYTNAYDDQIEVSGSSDFTDVNEVTDFKFVDDEFKNLLNLSGDTWGFLESILMHDKISKKSAPESVEKPVELPFILPTEYKEGSLVFSKPNKRINKKKKVEKFGVNEIFIGLLDAGEFDKIFDYLKSQTPAATHLIFSCEMECDEIQKILQFFIAVAKSKENYDLCQVYLSIFIKYNVHALMDKHNKPLVEELRSILANDWDSMRDEFEAISCYLKFFAHI